The following coding sequences are from one Epinephelus moara isolate mb chromosome 7, YSFRI_EMoa_1.0, whole genome shotgun sequence window:
- the LOC126392564 gene encoding interleukin-1 receptor type 1-like isoform X1 — MTAAGWVVLMAALMSLGFTVGHNHSGETDTYHVSVGRLFLLRCLFADAHTNVTWSREGRHDQTLPTGVEVRDGLLWFLPVQVSHNGSYTCEKRGTTGLSRMTFGVSVSNKECPDAPETISIIRGVNEGLPCKQKEIFRLKNTRKIRWMKECHPVEGQRKRVSVDENGLMRLSAASEQDAGMYTCLVDINLDGKMYTAARSIQLNIKNNTFIAKPEVMFPKGKVVVVEEDTRVQLECLAYVGYSEDNETFMYWTVDGADTEDYEELSESWNYTRVSGKVFGRSTLSISKVRRQFLNVPISCYVSNLVGHKVGVMWLQEADRSALYTSLALCLAASLAVLAVMAAFLFFKVDLVLAYRKLLRHFSKQQAPDGKLYDAYVSFLHPDSLSSAETAMLALQILPEELEKKHGYSLYIRGRDDCPGEAVHDVIAATVRQCRRLIIILSPEIKSSADGKSEEEPLYENQNQLCYEQKVGLHDALIQNEPQVILVEMGDSKVDYSCLSESLRYIRRKQGALTWKKPSVESHKLSRVSSNRKFWKNLRYHMPSVPAGTLQTFV, encoded by the exons ACCACAGTGGGGAGACAGACACCTACCATGTAAGCGTTGGCCGCCTCTTTTTGCTGAGGTGCCTCTTCGCTGATGCTCACACTAATGTGAcctggagcagagaggggaggcaCGATCAGACCCTGCCCACCGGAGTGGAAGTCAGGGATGGGTTACTGTGGTTTCTACCTGTGCAGGTGTCTCATAATGGATCCTACACCTGTGAGAAAAG GGGCACGACCGGATTATCGAGGATGACGTTTGGGGTGTCAGTGTCCAATAAAGAGTGTCCTGATGCACCTGAAACCATATCCATCATTCGGGGAGTCAATGAGGGTCTTCCTTGCAAACAGAAAGAGATCTTCAGACTgaaaaacacaaggaaaataCGATGGATGAAG gaGTGCCACCCAGTGGAGGGGCAGAGGAAGAGGGTCTCTGTGGATGAGAACGGTTTAATGAGACTGTCTGCAGCCTCAGAGCAGGATGCTGGGATGTACACCTGCCTGGTGGACATTAACTTGGACGGAAAGATGTACACAGCTGCACGCAGCATACAGCTGAATATTAAAAATA ATACATTTATTGCAAAGCCTGAGGTGATGTTCCCTAAAGGGAAAGTGGTCGTGGTTGAAGAGG ATACGAGAGTGCAGCTGGAGTGTTTAGCCTACGTAGGCTACAGTGAGGACAATGAGACTTTCATGTATTGGACTGTTGATGGGGCTGACACTGAGGATTACGAGGAACTCAGCGAGTCTTGGAACTA TACTCGTGTCAGCGGCAAGGTGTTTGGTCGGTCCACTTTGTCCATCTCTAAAGTTCGTCGCCAGTTCCTGAATGTCCCCATTTCTTGTTATGTATCAAACTTAGTTGGACATAAAGTCGGCGTGATGTGGCTTCAGGAAG ctgatcGCAGTGCTCTCTACACCAGCTTGGCTCTCTGCCTCGCTGCCTCCCTGGCTGTCCTGGCTGTGATGGCTGCCTTCCTCTTCTTTAAAGTCGACCTGGTTTTGGCTTACAGGAAACTGTTgagacatttttccaaacaacaaG CTCCAGATGGGAAGCTCTATGATGCCTATGTGAGCTTTCTCCATCCTGACAGTCTGAGTTCAGCTGAGACAGCAATGTTGGCCCTGCAGATCCTGCCTGAGGAGCTGGAGAAAAAACATGGCTACTCCCTGTACATCAGAGGACGGGACGACTGCCCTGGAGAAG CGGTGCATGACGTCATTGCTGCTACAGTGCGCCAGTGCCGCAGACTGATAATCATCCTATCACCTGAGATAAAGTCGTCAGCTGATGGCAAATCAGAGGAAGAGCCCTTGTATGAGAATCAAAATCAGTTGTGCTACGAGCAGAAAGTTGGGCTGCATGATGCTTTGATCCAGAATGAACCTCAAGTGATTCTGGTGGAAATGG GAGATAGCAAGGTGGATTACAGCTGTCTGTCTGAGTCTCTGCGATATATCAGGAGGAAACAAGGAGCTCTTACGTGGAAGAAACCCTCTGTTGAAAGTCACAAACTATCCAGAGTGAGCTCAAACAGAAAATTCTGGAAGAATCTGAGGTACCACATGCCGTCAGTTCCTGCAGGCACACTCCAGACCTTTGTCTAA
- the LOC126392564 gene encoding interleukin-1 receptor-like 1 isoform X2, whose translation MTAAGWVVLMAALMSLGFTVGHNHSGETDTYHVSVGRLFLLRCLFADAHTNVTWSREGRHDQTLPTGVEVRDGLLWFLPVQVSHNGSYTCEKRGTTGLSRMTFGVSVSNKECPDAPETISIIRGVNEGLPCKQKEIFRLKNTRKIRWMKECHPVEGQRKRVSVDENGLMRLSAASEQDAGMYTCLVDINLDGKMYTAARSIQLNIKNNTFIAKPEVMFPKGKVVVVEEADRSALYTSLALCLAASLAVLAVMAAFLFFKVDLVLAYRKLLRHFSKQQAPDGKLYDAYVSFLHPDSLSSAETAMLALQILPEELEKKHGYSLYIRGRDDCPGEAVHDVIAATVRQCRRLIIILSPEIKSSADGKSEEEPLYENQNQLCYEQKVGLHDALIQNEPQVILVEMGDSKVDYSCLSESLRYIRRKQGALTWKKPSVESHKLSRVSSNRKFWKNLRYHMPSVPAGTLQTFV comes from the exons ACCACAGTGGGGAGACAGACACCTACCATGTAAGCGTTGGCCGCCTCTTTTTGCTGAGGTGCCTCTTCGCTGATGCTCACACTAATGTGAcctggagcagagaggggaggcaCGATCAGACCCTGCCCACCGGAGTGGAAGTCAGGGATGGGTTACTGTGGTTTCTACCTGTGCAGGTGTCTCATAATGGATCCTACACCTGTGAGAAAAG GGGCACGACCGGATTATCGAGGATGACGTTTGGGGTGTCAGTGTCCAATAAAGAGTGTCCTGATGCACCTGAAACCATATCCATCATTCGGGGAGTCAATGAGGGTCTTCCTTGCAAACAGAAAGAGATCTTCAGACTgaaaaacacaaggaaaataCGATGGATGAAG gaGTGCCACCCAGTGGAGGGGCAGAGGAAGAGGGTCTCTGTGGATGAGAACGGTTTAATGAGACTGTCTGCAGCCTCAGAGCAGGATGCTGGGATGTACACCTGCCTGGTGGACATTAACTTGGACGGAAAGATGTACACAGCTGCACGCAGCATACAGCTGAATATTAAAAATA ATACATTTATTGCAAAGCCTGAGGTGATGTTCCCTAAAGGGAAAGTGGTCGTGGTTGAAGAGG ctgatcGCAGTGCTCTCTACACCAGCTTGGCTCTCTGCCTCGCTGCCTCCCTGGCTGTCCTGGCTGTGATGGCTGCCTTCCTCTTCTTTAAAGTCGACCTGGTTTTGGCTTACAGGAAACTGTTgagacatttttccaaacaacaaG CTCCAGATGGGAAGCTCTATGATGCCTATGTGAGCTTTCTCCATCCTGACAGTCTGAGTTCAGCTGAGACAGCAATGTTGGCCCTGCAGATCCTGCCTGAGGAGCTGGAGAAAAAACATGGCTACTCCCTGTACATCAGAGGACGGGACGACTGCCCTGGAGAAG CGGTGCATGACGTCATTGCTGCTACAGTGCGCCAGTGCCGCAGACTGATAATCATCCTATCACCTGAGATAAAGTCGTCAGCTGATGGCAAATCAGAGGAAGAGCCCTTGTATGAGAATCAAAATCAGTTGTGCTACGAGCAGAAAGTTGGGCTGCATGATGCTTTGATCCAGAATGAACCTCAAGTGATTCTGGTGGAAATGG GAGATAGCAAGGTGGATTACAGCTGTCTGTCTGAGTCTCTGCGATATATCAGGAGGAAACAAGGAGCTCTTACGTGGAAGAAACCCTCTGTTGAAAGTCACAAACTATCCAGAGTGAGCTCAAACAGAAAATTCTGGAAGAATCTGAGGTACCACATGCCGTCAGTTCCTGCAGGCACACTCCAGACCTTTGTCTAA